One part of the Mariniflexile litorale genome encodes these proteins:
- a CDS encoding TerC family protein, producing the protein MIDFLLTSDAIMALLTLTFLEIILGIDNIVFISIAANKLPEHQQSKATTIGLLLAMVQRIILLFFVTFLIGLKEPFYTIELSWLHVAVSWQAIILFGGGLFLIYKSTSEIHEKVESPKHDEDELKGKKIKSLSQAIVQIILIDFIFSIDSILTAVGMTNGLHPNHNYNLVLMIIAVVISIFVMIGFANPIRRFINEHPSMQLLGLAFLILIGFMLITEAAHLSHTKLFGNEVGAIPKGYLYFAIAFSLFVEFLSFRIEKKKKKE; encoded by the coding sequence GTGATAGATTTTTTATTAACTAGTGATGCCATTATGGCGCTCTTAACACTTACCTTTTTAGAGATTATTTTAGGTATAGACAACATTGTTTTTATTTCTATTGCAGCTAATAAGCTACCCGAACATCAGCAATCTAAAGCAACAACCATTGGCTTACTTTTAGCTATGGTACAGCGTATTATTTTGTTATTTTTTGTAACGTTTTTAATTGGTTTAAAAGAGCCTTTTTATACTATTGAATTATCGTGGCTGCATGTAGCTGTGAGCTGGCAAGCCATTATTTTATTTGGTGGCGGATTGTTTTTAATTTATAAAAGCACCTCTGAAATTCATGAAAAAGTAGAATCTCCTAAGCATGATGAAGATGAGTTAAAAGGAAAAAAAATAAAAAGTTTATCGCAGGCTATTGTTCAAATCATACTTATTGATTTTATTTTTTCTATTGATTCTATATTAACTGCGGTGGGAATGACTAATGGATTGCATCCAAATCATAATTACAACCTTGTTTTAATGATAATTGCAGTTGTTATTTCCATTTTTGTGATGATAGGTTTTGCAAACCCCATTCGTCGCTTTATTAATGAACACCCCAGCATGCAGTTGCTAGGTTTAGCCTTTTTAATTTTGATTGGGTTTATGTTAATAACCGAAGCTGCCCATTTATCGCATACTAAGCTATTTGGTAACGAAGTTGGTGCCATCCCTAAAGGTTATTTATATTTCGCCATAGCTTTCTCTCTATTTGTAGAGTTTTTAAGTTTTAGAATTGAAAAAAAGAAAAAAAAAGAATAG
- a CDS encoding carboxypeptidase-like regulatory domain-containing protein, giving the protein MKNKRFSLTLITCLLFFIGLQHLYAQTPTAYIEIKGKIVDDTSNDALIFADIIIKDSNISTITNSDGEFALKIPDSLANKSVTFSHLGYQKRELKISDLNAHSKIKLIPAITELNVVEIKTFKDAETLLQETLKNRSNVYNNENALMTAFYRETIKNRRKNASLSEAVVQIHKQPYSNFKNDAIELIKSRKSTNYKKLDTLALKLQGGPFSNLYTDIIKYPEYIFTKEDIALYEFSFSESTQVNNKPVYVINFKQKPNIKEPLYYGKLYIDSETLALTNAVFRLNVENRELSSEMYIRKKPRKVDVYPTEATYRVNYRTQNGKWQYAYSNILLTFKVNWEGKLFNSVYTLNSEMAITDWSVNDPKLIKTKENMLKPTTILADETSGFKDPAFWGKYNIIEPEKSIEAAIEKIKKQLKRT; this is encoded by the coding sequence ATGAAAAATAAACGCTTTTCACTTACCTTAATCACATGCCTTCTTTTTTTTATAGGCTTACAGCATCTGTATGCACAAACGCCAACAGCTTATATAGAAATAAAAGGAAAAATTGTAGACGACACTTCTAATGATGCCTTAATATTTGCCGACATCATAATTAAAGACTCCAATATTAGTACTATTACCAATTCAGATGGTGAGTTTGCTTTAAAAATACCAGATTCGCTTGCCAATAAATCTGTAACCTTTTCTCATTTAGGATACCAAAAAAGGGAATTGAAAATTTCTGATTTAAATGCTCATTCAAAAATCAAACTCATTCCTGCAATCACAGAATTGAATGTGGTAGAAATTAAAACTTTTAAAGATGCTGAAACCCTTTTACAAGAAACCTTAAAAAATAGAAGTAACGTTTATAATAATGAAAATGCTTTAATGACTGCTTTTTATAGAGAAACCATTAAAAACAGACGAAAAAATGCCTCGTTATCTGAAGCTGTAGTGCAAATACACAAACAGCCTTATAGCAATTTTAAAAATGATGCTATTGAACTTATAAAATCAAGAAAAAGTACCAATTACAAAAAGTTAGACACATTAGCTTTAAAACTTCAAGGCGGACCATTTTCTAATTTATACACCGATATTATAAAATATCCAGAATATATTTTTACAAAAGAAGACATTGCTTTATACGAGTTTAGTTTTAGTGAGTCTACCCAAGTAAACAACAAGCCAGTTTACGTGATCAATTTTAAACAAAAACCAAATATTAAAGAGCCTCTATACTACGGAAAACTTTATATAGATTCTGAAACTTTAGCATTAACCAATGCCGTTTTTAGACTTAATGTTGAAAACAGAGAATTATCTAGCGAAATGTATATTCGTAAAAAACCAAGAAAAGTAGATGTGTATCCTACCGAAGCTACCTACCGCGTAAACTACCGTACCCAAAACGGAAAGTGGCAATACGCCTATAGCAATATTTTGCTAACCTTTAAAGTAAATTGGGAAGGAAAACTATTTAATAGTGTGTATACTCTAAACAGTGAAATGGCTATTACAGATTGGAGTGTTAACGACCCTAAATTAATTAAAACAAAAGAAAACATGCTAAAACCAACTACTATTTTAGCAGATGAAACTTCTGGGTTCAAAGATCCCGCCTTTTGGGGAAAATACAACATTATTGAACCCGAAAAATCTATTGAGGCAGCTATAGAGAAAATTAAAAAACAATTAAAGCGCACTTAA
- a CDS encoding cytochrome c peroxidase, with amino-acid sequence MKTIIKATTIFLFLILIASCKKEPTIGAVNWSKAQNYYLENIQLSLVYLDSLKLEGFDGEKSKLYFKLAREAFKKGEPYASYLNPEVGHRANGPALPIYKDDSGKILSPVGFQKIEESIYNQEVNKNDFEQELYITQGMLSVLTKGIEKRELNAQRFFIAIHQQLFRIISLAISGFDTPVSHLGIDETKISLESLQTVYQNTIQSIILNKNNSLDKAFINNLSKAIEFINKNNHFDTFDRFTFTRDYMNPITRNWVDIRKTSELWESINTEPFNFDAPTFFENDSFNLNYFTPATNRNPSEKQIALGEKLFSDPKLSANGTMACITCHIPSKGYADAMVVNTDNNGKPLQRNTPTLINTAFQQSFFLDGRASSLIDQISLVFTNDKEFNTNVHEFSDAILKDSTYTTLFKDAYGKISKNNKDVIKAISSYISTLNGFNSKFDKNIRGEEHTFTDEEKQGYNLFMGKALCATCHFIPLTNGTVPPFFNETEKEVIGVPNASDNKELDEDLGFYWKYKEALHKGMFKTPTIRNVALTAPYMHNGIYQTLEEVVDFYNKGGGGGLGFDLEHQTLPFDELNLTNEEQTSIVAFMKTLSDSNLSKKE; translated from the coding sequence ATGAAAACAATCATTAAAGCTACAACCATATTCCTTTTTTTAATTTTAATAGCTTCTTGTAAAAAAGAGCCTACTATAGGTGCTGTGAATTGGTCTAAAGCTCAGAATTATTATTTAGAAAACATTCAATTGTCTCTCGTTTACTTAGACAGCTTAAAATTGGAAGGGTTTGATGGTGAAAAATCAAAACTATATTTTAAACTTGCGCGTGAAGCTTTTAAAAAAGGCGAACCTTATGCTTCTTATTTAAACCCAGAAGTTGGGCATAGAGCCAACGGACCTGCGCTTCCTATTTATAAAGATGATAGTGGAAAAATATTAAGTCCTGTAGGTTTTCAAAAAATTGAGGAAAGTATTTATAATCAAGAAGTCAATAAAAATGATTTTGAACAAGAACTTTATATAACACAAGGCATGCTTTCTGTTCTAACAAAAGGCATTGAAAAAAGAGAATTAAACGCGCAACGTTTTTTTATAGCAATACACCAACAATTATTCCGAATTATAAGTTTAGCTATTTCTGGTTTTGACACGCCAGTTAGCCACTTAGGAATTGATGAAACTAAAATTTCTTTAGAAAGTTTACAAACAGTCTACCAAAATACCATTCAGTCTATTATTCTAAATAAAAATAATTCTTTAGATAAAGCGTTTATAAATAACCTATCAAAAGCTATAGAATTTATCAATAAAAATAACCACTTTGATACGTTTGATCGGTTTACTTTTACAAGAGATTATATGAACCCAATCACCAGAAATTGGGTTGATATTCGTAAAACTAGTGAACTTTGGGAATCTATAAATACAGAACCTTTTAATTTTGATGCCCCTACCTTTTTCGAGAATGATTCCTTTAATTTGAATTATTTCACTCCTGCAACCAACAGAAACCCTTCTGAAAAACAAATTGCATTGGGCGAAAAATTGTTTTCAGATCCCAAACTTTCTGCTAATGGTACTATGGCTTGTATAACCTGCCATATTCCAAGTAAAGGATATGCCGATGCTATGGTGGTTAATACAGACAACAATGGCAAGCCGCTTCAACGTAATACGCCTACACTTATAAATACGGCCTTTCAACAAAGTTTCTTTTTAGATGGTAGAGCCAGCAGTTTAATAGATCAAATTTCGTTAGTATTTACAAACGACAAAGAATTCAACACCAATGTGCATGAGTTTTCTGATGCCATATTAAAAGATTCCACCTATACAACTCTTTTTAAAGATGCTTATGGCAAAATTTCCAAAAACAACAAAGATGTTATTAAAGCAATTTCCTCTTATATTTCTACGTTGAATGGTTTTAATTCTAAGTTTGATAAAAATATTAGAGGCGAAGAACATACGTTTACAGATGAAGAAAAACAAGGATACAATCTTTTTATGGGAAAAGCATTATGTGCCACCTGTCATTTTATTCCTTTAACAAATGGAACTGTACCACCGTTTTTTAATGAAACGGAGAAAGAGGTTATTGGTGTACCTAATGCATCTGATAATAAAGAATTAGATGAAGATTTAGGCTTTTATTGGAAATATAAAGAAGCATTACATAAAGGCATGTTTAAAACACCAACGATACGCAATGTTGCACTTACGGCCCCTTACATGCATAATGGTATTTATCAAACTCTAGAAGAGGTGGTCGATTTTTATAATAAAGGTGGCGGTGGCGGACTTGGGTTCGATTTAGAACACCAAACCTTACCTTTTGATGAATTAAACCTTACCAACGAAGAACAAACAAGTATTGTTGCTTTTATGAAAACGCTTAGCGATAGTAATCTTTCTAAAAAGGAATAA